The DNA sequence TATGCGATAAGGTAAGTAACTACACAGCTTAAGGTAAAGTAAAAGGCAAAAAAGGAGATAAAAGTTATGATGAGTTTTATTTCGTTTGTGATCGTCATCGGAATTTGTGTTCTCGTTCACGAGTACGGGCATTACATAACGGCGCGGCTGTTGGGCGTCCAGGTCCATGAGTTCGCTTTTGGCATGGGGCCGGTGATCAAACAGGTGCGCCAACAAAAAGAAGCCCAGATGTTGTGGTCGTGGCGCCTTTTCCCGGTGGGAGGCTTTTGCCGCTTGGCCGGAATGGGAGAGGAAGCTGGCGACGAAACGGTGCTTCCTGGCAAAGGTTTCAATGAGCAGTTCGCTTGGAAACGTTTTTTCGTTCTGTTGAATGGGTCCCTCAGTAATATCGTTCTGGCCCTCCTTCTGACGGCGTTCTTCTTGTACGGCCACGGCGTCCTCAACATGAACGACACGAAGATCGGTACGCTGATGGAGGGATTCCCCGCCCAACAGGCCGGTTTTCAGGTGGGTGACCGCATCGTGGAGGTTAACGGACAGCCCGTTTCCGAGTGGCGCGAAATGTCCGATAGCCTTCGGGAGGCGGCGCGTCGGGGCGAGGTGATTTTCACGGTGGAGAGGAAAGCCCAAAGGCTGGAGATCAAAACCGACATTCCGTTTAATAGAGAACACGGGAACCCCATGTTGGGTATCACACCGGCTGTTGCTCGTTACACCGCTCTGGAAGCCGTGCGAAACGCCGCCGGCTACACTTGTGAGATGACCCTGTTGATGCTCTCTGGAATATGGGACTGGATTGCCCAGAAGCAAGAGGTGGACGTGACCGGCCCCATCGGGATCGCGTCAATGTCGGGCAAGGCCATGCGTGAGGGAGCCTGGAGCTTCATCACGTTTCTGGCCCTCATTAGCTTGAACCTGGGGCTTCTGAATCTCTTTCCCTTCCCTGCGCTGGATGGTGGGCGAATCATTTTTGTGCTTCTGGAGATGTTCCTTCACCGTCGCCTGCCGGAAAAAGTG is a window from the Synergistaceae bacterium genome containing:
- the rseP gene encoding RIP metalloprotease RseP, with product MMSFISFVIVIGICVLVHEYGHYITARLLGVQVHEFAFGMGPVIKQVRQQKEAQMLWSWRLFPVGGFCRLAGMGEEAGDETVLPGKGFNEQFAWKRFFVLLNGSLSNIVLALLLTAFFLYGHGVLNMNDTKIGTLMEGFPAQQAGFQVGDRIVEVNGQPVSEWREMSDSLREAARRGEVIFTVERKAQRLEIKTDIPFNREHGNPMLGITPAVARYTALEAVRNAAGYTCEMTLLMLSGIWDWIAQKQEVDVTGPIGIASMSGKAMREGAWSFITFLALISLNLGLLNLFPFPALDGGRIIFVLLEMFLHRRLPEKVENWIHTAGFVFLISLMLFVTWQDIYKLFFAE